Within Actinoplanes sp. L3-i22, the genomic segment CTTACCTGGGTTTGACATCGCCGGAAATCTCGCAGAGATGCGGGGTCCTTCGGGGCCGGTGACAGGTGGTGCATGGCTGTCGTCAGCTCGTGTCGTGAGATGTTGGGTTAAGTCCCGCAACGAGCGCAACCCTCGTTCGATGTTGCCAGCGCGTTATGGCGGGGACTCATCGAAGACTGCCGGGGTCAACTCGGAGGAAGGTGGGGATGACGTCAAGTCATCATGCCCCTTATGTCCAGGGCTTCACGCATGCTACAATGGCCGGTACAAAGGGCTGCGATACCGTGAGGTGGAGCGAATCCCAAAAAGCCGGTCTCAGTTCGGATCGGGGTCTGCAACTCGACCCCGTGAAGTCGGAGTCGCTAGTAATCGCAGATCAGCAACGCTGCGGTGAATACGTTCCCGGGCCTTGTACACACCGCCCGTCACGTCACGAAAGTCGGCAACACCCGAAGCCGGTGGCCTAACCCCGTAAGGGGAGGGAGCCGTCGAAGGTGGGGCTGGCGATTGGGACGAAGTCGTAACAAGGTAGCCGTACCGGAAGGTGCGGCTGGATCACCTCCTTTCTAAGGAGCAACTATCGCCGAAAGGCGACAGTGGCCCGCGGTTCGCAAACGTCGAACCGGGGTGCTCAAAGGCGGAGACACTGGCCAGTCAGAACCGGCAACGGCCGGCCTTGATGAGTACAGCCGCATTGATGTGGCAGGAAAACGGGCTGGTGCGGCTGGATTGTGGCGACAAATAAAGCATCCTGTTGGGTATCTGAAAGAACAACCAAGAGCCGGCAGCGCCGGCGAGGTTGGTCTTCAATGCCAGGCACGACCTGGTAACTCACATCGGCCGCGGTTGCGGTGCTGGTGAGCTACCAAAAGGGTTGTGGGTTGGTCGTTGGTTGAGAATTGCACAGTGGACGCGAGCATCTTGTTTTTTGTGGTTAAGTTGTCAAGGGCGAACGGTGGATGCCTTGGCACCAGGAGCCGATGAAGGACGTGGTAGGCCGCGATAGGCCTGGGGGAGCTGCCAAACTAGCTGTGATCCCAGGGTGTCCGAATGGGGAAACCTGGCACGAGTCATGTCGTGTCATCCGCACCTGAATTCATAGGGTGTGTGAGGGGAACGCGGGGAAGTGAAACATCTCAGTACCCGTAGGAAGAGAAAACAAAAGTGATTCCGTGAGTAGTGGCGAGCGAAAGCGGATTTAGCCTAAACCTGGTACGCGTGATACCTGTCAGGGGTTGCGTATTGGGGGTCGTGGGATTTCTTGTGGTTGGTCTGACAGCCTTCCGAGGAGTTACAAAGCTTGTTGTTAGTCGAATGGCGTGGGAAAGCCAGCCGTAGACGGTGAGAGCCCGGTAGACGAAAACTGCAAGCCTCCTTATGGATTTTCCCGAGTAGCAGCGGACTCCTAGAATCTGCTGTGAATTTGCCAGGACCACCTGGTAAGGCTGAATACTTCCTGGTGACCGATAGCGGACTAGTACCGTGAGGGAATGGTGAAAAGTACCCCGGGAGGGGAGTGAAATAGTACCTGAAACCGTTCGCCTACAATCCGTCAGAGCCTCCCTAGCTGGGGTGATGGCGTGCCTTTTGAAGAATGAGCCTGCGAGTTAGTGGCATGTGGCGAGGTTAACCCGTGTGGGGTAGCCGTAGCGAAAGCGAGTCTGAATAGGGCGCTTTTAGTCGCATGTTCTAGACCCGAAGCGGAGTGATCTAGCCATGGGCAGGTTGAAGCGTGGGTAAGACTGCGTGGAGGACCGAACCCACCAACGTTGAAAAGTTGGGGGATGACCTGTGGTTAGGGGTGAAAGGCCAATCAAACTCCGTGATAGCTGGTTCTCCCCGAAATGCATTTAGGTGCAGCGTCGCGTGTTTCTTGCCGGAGGTAGAGCACTGGATGGTCTAGGGGGCCTACAAGCTTACTGAAATCAGCCAAACTCCGAATGCCGGTAAGTGAGAGCGCGGCAGTGAGACTGCGGGGGATAAGCTTCGTAGTCGAGAGGGAAACAGCCCAGATCGCCAGCTAAGGCCCCTAAGCGTGTGCTAAGTGGAAAAGGATGTGGGATCGCATTGACAACCAGGAGGTTGGCTTAGAAGCAGCCATCCTTTAAAGAGTGCGTAATAGCTCACTGGTCAAGTGGTTCTGCGCCGACAATGTAGCGGGGCTCAAGCACACCGCCGAAGCTGTGGCATTCACACCTTGGTGTGGATGGGTAGGGGAGCGTCGTGCAGCGGGTGAAGCGCCGGAGTGATCCAGGCGTGGACGCTGTACGAGTGAGAATGCAGGCATGAGTAGCGAATGAAGGGTGAGAACCCCTTCCGCCGGATGACCAAGGGTTCCAGGGCCAGGCTAATCCGCCCTGGGTGAGTCGGGGCCTAAGGCGAGGCCGAGAGGCGTAGTCGATGGATAACGGGTTGATATTCCCGTACCCGCAAAGAAACGCCCAAGACGAACCTTTCCATGCTAACTACGCAAAGCGCCGGCGGTCTTCGGACCAAGGGTGTGGAGTCTAGGACCCTGGTTGGTAGTAGTTTAGCGATGGGGTGACGCAGGAAGGTAGATGATCCCGGCCGGTGGTTGTGCCGGGGTAAGCGTGTAGGCCGTACCGTAGGCAAATCCGCGGTGCAATAGGCTGAGACGTGATGCCGAGCCGTTCTGGTGAAGTCATTGATCCTATGCTGCCGAGAAAAGCCTCTAGCGATGTTTCGAGCGGCCCGTACCCTAAACCGACACAGGTGGTCAGGTAGAGAATACCGAGGCGACGGGTGAACTGTGGTTAAGGAACTCGGCAAATTGCCCCCGTAACTTAGGGAGAAGGGGGGCCGGACGCGTGAAGCCCCTTGCGGGTGGAGCGTGGTATGGCCGCAGAGAGCAGGGGGAAGCGACTGTTTACTAAAAACACAGGTCCATGCCAAGTCGTAAGACGATGTATATGGACTGACGCCTGCCCGGTGCTGGAACGTTAAGGGGACCTGTTAGCTCTTCGGGGCGAGGCGGAGAACTTAAGCGCCAGTAAACGGCGGTGGTAACTATAACCATCCTAAGGTAGCGAAATTCCTTGTCGGGTAAGTTCCGACCTGCACGAATGGCGTAACGACTTCCCCACTGTCTCAACCACAGGCCCGGCGAAATTGCAGTACGAGTAAAGATGCTCGTTACGCGCGGCAGGACGGAAAGACCCCGGGACCTTTACTATAGCTTGACATTGGTATCTGAATTCGATTGTGTAGGATAGGTGGGAGACTGTGAAGCTCGGACGCCAGTTCGGGTGGAGTCATTGTTGAAATACCACTCTGTTGGGTTTGGGTATCTAACTTGCGGCCCTGATCGGGTCGAGGGACAGTGTCTGGTGGGTAGTTTAACTGGGGCGGTTGCCTCCTAAAGGGTAACGGAGGCGCCCAAAGGTTCCCTCAGCCTGGTTGGCAATCAGGTGTTGAGTGTAAGTGCACAAGGGAGCTTGACTGTGAGACTGACGGGTCGAGCAGGGACGAAAGTCGGGACTAGTGATCCGGCACTTGCGTGTGGAAGCGGTGTCGCTCAACGGATAAAAGGTACCCCGGGGATAACAGGCTGATCTTCCCCAAGAGTCCATATCGACGGGATGGTTTGGCACCTCGATGTCGGCTCGTCGCATCCTGGGGCTGTAGCAGGTCCCAAGGGTTGGGCTGTTCGCCCATTAAAGCGGTACGCGAGCTGGGTTTAGAACGTCGTGAGACAGTTCGGTCCCTATCCGCCGTGCGCGTTGGATACTTGAGAAGGGCTGTCCCTAGTACGAGAGGACCGGGACGGACGAACCTCTGGTGTGCCAGTTGTTCCGCCAGGAGCATGGCTGGTTGGCTACGTTCGGAAGGGATAACCGCTGAAAGCATCTAAGCGGGAAGCCTGCTTCGAGATGAGGTATCCCACCACCTTGAGTGGGTAAGGCTCCCAGCTAGACTACTGGGTTGATAGGCCGGAGATGTAAGCACGGTAACGTGTTGAGTTGACCGGTACTAATAGGCCGAGGGCTTAACCACCCTAAACATTTTACTTGCGTCCACTGTGTGATTCACAGCAAACGAACAACCACCTCGACTGTAATGGTTGGGTTGCTGGTTTGTTCTACCGCTGACCGTTGTTACGGTGGTCATAGCGGAGGGGAAACGCCCGGTCACATTCCGAACCCGGTAGCTAAGCCCTCCAGCGCCGATGGTACTGCACTCGGGAGGGTGTGGGAGAGTAGGACGCCGCCGGACTTAACGTTGAGAAGGGCCCACCCCACGGGGTGGGCCCTTCTTCGTATGCGCGTAAAACGGAACGCCCCGCCCTGAGGGAGATCTCGGGGCGGGGCGTTTTGCGTTTGTGGGGCTTTATGCCGTACGTCAATCGCGGGTTTGAATTGCTTTTCGGAATTGGCGCATCAGCGGGGCGGCTTCGGATTCGGAGCGGCCCGGGAACATGGCCAGGGCGAGGCTTCCGTGGTCGGCCCAGCCGCAGACGGCCATTTCCTTGCCCTCGCTGACCGTGTTTCCGCATTTCATCGAGCCGCCCAGGGGGCCGGCGTCGACGTCGTGCAGGCCGGTGACCGAGCCCTGGTCGTCGGCGAACAGGTCGAACGACGTCTCGAGGTCCTTGCCCGGGCTCCAGATCAGCGTGGTTCCGCCGAAGAACAGCACGTCCTTGTCGCCGGCGCCGCTGTAGACGGCGCTGACCGTATTGTCCAGATCGACCTCGGCGGAGAGCGCGGTCTGCAGATAGTCCGCGGTCTCCTGCGCGTTCGGGCTGGTGTCCAGGGTGAGCTCGCCGATCGTGGCCGGCGTGGTCAGGGTGACGGTGCGCTGCGAGTGGACCTGCCAGTAGAACCAGCCGAGCGCGGCCACGCCCGCGACGCCGACGGCGAGCAGGGAGGCCAGCGCGATCGATCGGGTGCGCCGGCGGGCCGGGCTGAGCGCGGCGGACCCGGGCTCGTCGTCGTCCATCAGACCGAACGGCGCGACCTGGATCTCGATCGGCTCGGGCCCGCTCACCTGGCGGTCGTCGGCGCCCGGGGACGAGTGGGGGCCGTCGGCCGGCGGGGCGGAAGTGGGGGGATTCTGGCCGGGCTCGGACATCTGGCGAGCCTACCGTTATCCACAGGTGGCAGTGCGAATTCCGGGTCGCGCGCGGGAATCCGTAGACTTGCCGGGTGACCGATGCAACCGATACCCGCACTCCCGACAGCCGGCCCACCGGTGGCCTCTCCGCTCAGTACCAGCCGGGCGACGTAGAGCAGTCGCGGTATGAGCGGTGGGTATCGGAGGGCTATTTCACCGCCGACCCGAAGAGTGACAAGCCGCCGTTCACCATCGTCATCCCGCCGCCGAACGTGACCGGCTCGCTGCACATCGGCCACGCTCTCGACCACACCATCCAGGACGCGCTGGTCCGGCTCAAGCGCATGCAGGGCTTCGAGGTGCTCTGGCTGCCCGGCATGGACCACGCCGGCATCGCCACGCAGAACGTGGTCGAGCGCAAGCTCGCCGAGCTGCAGCTCTCCCGGCACGACCTGGGCCGGTCCAAGTTCGTGGAGAAGGTCTGGGAGTGGAAGGCCGAGTCCGGCGGGGCGATTCTCGGCCAGATGCGCCGATTGGGTGACTCCGTCGACTGGACCCGTGAGCGGTTCACGATGGACGAGGGGCTCTCCCGGGCCGTCCAGACGATCTTCAAGCGGCTGTACGACGACGACCTGATCTACCGGGCCAACCGGATCATCAACTGGTGCCCGCGTTGTCTCACCGCCCTGAGCGACATCGAGGTCGAGCACACCGACGACGAGGGTGAGCTGGTCTCGATCCGCTACGGCGAGGGGGCGAACTCGATCGTCGTCGCCACCACCCGGGCCGAGACCATGCTCGGTGACACCGCGGTGGCCGTGCACCCCGACGACGAGCGGTACAAGCACCTGGTCGGCACCGAGATCGAGCTGCCGCTGACCGGCCGGCGCATCCCGATCGTGGCCGACGAACACGTCGACCCGGCGTTCGGGACCGGCGCGGTCAAGGTGACCCCGGCGCACGACCCGAACGACTTCGAGATCGGCCAGCGGCACAACCTGCCCAGCCTGACCGTGATGGACGAGCGCGCGGTGATCACCGTGCCCGGCCCGTTCCAGGGCCTGGACCGGTACGAGGCCCGGCCGGCGGTCGTCGCCGCGCTGCGTGAGCAGGGCCGGATCGTCGCCGAGAAGCGGCCCTACGAGCACTCCGTCGGGCACTGCTCGCGCTGCAAGACCACGGTCGAGCCGCGGCTGTCGCTGCAGTGGTTCGTCAACACCAAGCCGCTGGCCAAGGCGGCCGGCGATGCGGTGCGCGACGGCCGGGTCCGGATCGAGCCGGAGGAGCTGTCGAAGCGGTACTTCGCCTGGGTCGACAACATGCACGACTGGTGCATCTCGCGTCAGCTGTGGTGGGGTCACCGCATCCCGGTGTGGTACGGGCCGAACGACGAGATCGTCTGCGTCGGGCCGGGCGAGCAGCCCCCGACCGGCGAGGGCTGGCACCAGGACGAGGACGTCCTGGACACCTGGTTCTCCTCGGGCCTGTGGCCGTTCTCCACGCTGGGCTGGCCGGAGAAGACCGCCGAGCTGGAGAAGTTCTACCCGACCAGCGTGCTGGTCACCGGCTACGACATCCTCTTCTTCTGGGTCGCCCGGATGATGATGTTCGGCCTCTACGCGATGGACGGCAAGGAGCCGTTCAGCGTGGTCAACCTGCACGGCATGGTGCGGGACCAGTTCGGCAAGAAGATGTCGAAGTCGTTCGGCAACGTGGTCGACCCGCTGGACTGGATCGACAAGTACGGTGCCGACGCCACCCGGTTCACCCTCGCCCGCGGCGCCAACCCCGGTTCGGACGTGGCGGTCAGCGAGGAGTGGTGCCAGGGCTCGCGCAACTTCTGCAACAAGCTGTGGAACGCCACCCGGTTCGCGATGATGAACGGCGCGACCGTCGAGGGCGAGCTGCCGGCGCCGAGCGAGCTCAGCGCGATCGACAAGTGGGTGCTGTCCCGCCTGCAGCACACCGTCTCCGAGGTCAACGAGCACTTCGACAGCTATGAGTACGCGAAGGTCTGCGACGCGCTGTACCACTTCGCGTGGGACGACGTCTGCGACTGGTACCTCGAGCTCAGCAAGCCGGTGCTGGCCCAGGACACCCCGGAGGCGGCGCGTAGCCGCCGGGTCCTCGGGCACGTGCTCGACCAGCTGCTGCGCCTGTTGCACCCGGTCATGCCGTTCGTCACCGAGGAGCTGTGGATCGCGCTCACCGGCGGCGCGACGGTGACGTTCGCGACCTGGCCGTCGATCGACCACGCGCTGGTCGACGACGCCGCCGAGGAGGAGCTGGCCGCGCTGCAGAAGGTGGTCACCGAGGTCCGGCGGTTCCGGTCCGACCAGGGGCTCAAGCCGAGCCAGCGGGTCTCGGCCGCGCTGACCGGGCTGGGCAACGTCGGGATCGACACGCACGAGGCGCTGATCCGTTCGCTGGTCCGGCTCGACACGCCGGGGGCCGACTTCGCCGTCACCGCCACCCTGGCGGTGACCGGGGGGATCACCGTCGACCTGGACACCCGCGGGGCGATCGACGTGGCCGCCGAGCGGGCCCGCCTGGAGAAGGACCGGGCGGCCGCCGAGAAGGAGGCCGCGCAGTGCCGGGGCAAGCTGGGCAACGAGGCGTTCGTGGGCAAGGCGCCGGAGCAGGTCGTCGTCAAGATCAAGGACCGGTTGGCGACCGCCGAGGCAGACTTGGTCCGGATCGCCGCGGCGCTCGAAGCACTGCCGGCGGCCTGATTCTCGCGCGGGGCCGACGCGGTTCCGTCTGAAGAAAGCTGGACATGAGCGAGTACACCGAGGTCGTAGCCGCGCTCAACGAGCGCGGCTTCACCCGCATGGTCTTCGACATGCAGAAGATCCGGGACCTGATGGACATGCTGGGCAGCCCGCAGCGGGCCTACCCGTCGATCCATCTGACCGGCACCAACGGCAAGACCAGCACGGCCCGGATGATCGACGCGCTGCTGCGGGCGTGCGGCCTGCACACCGGGCGGTACACCAGCCCGCACCTGCAGAGCGTCCGGGAACGGATCAGCCTGGACGGGGAGCCGGTCTCGGAGGAGCGGCTGGTCGCGACGTATCAGGACGTCGCGCCGCTCGCCGACCTGATCGACGACCGGAACACCGAGCCGCTCACCTACTTCGACATGACCACGGCCATGGCGTACGCGGCGTTCGCGGACGCGCCGGTCGACATCGCGGTGGTCGAGGTGGGCCTGGGCGGCGAGGAGGACGCCACCAACGTGATCGAGGCCGGCGTCTGCGTGATGACCCCGATCGGGCTGGACCACACCGAGTGGCTCGGCGACACCATCGAGGACATCGCCTGGGCCAAGGCCGGGATCATCCACAAGGGCGCCACGGTGATCAGCGCGCAGCAGACCGAGGAGGCCATGCGGCCGATCGTGGAACGCTGCGCGCAGATGGGCGCCACGCTGGCCCGCGAGGGCAGCGAGTTCGGCGTGGTCCAGCGGACCCAGGCGGTCGGCGGCCAGGTCCTCGTGCTGCGCGGGCTCGGCGGCGTCTACGAGGAGATCTTCCTGCCGCTGTTCGGCGCGCACCAGGCACAGAACGCCGCGCTCGCGCTGGCCGCGGTCGAGGCGTTCCTCGGCGCCGGGCCGGACAAGCAGCTCGAGATCGACCTCATCCGCGAGGGCTTCCTCGAGGTCGACTCGCCCGGCCGGCTGGAACGGGTCCGCAGCGCGCCCGCCATCCTGCTGGACGTCGCGCACAACCCGCACGGCATGGCCGCCACGGTCGCCGCGCTGGAGGAGGAGTTCAGCTTCCGGCACCTGGTCGTGGTCCTCGCGGTGCTCGCCGACAAGGACGCGGCCGGGCTCCTCGACCTGCTCGAGCCGGTCGCGGCCCGGATCGTGGTGACGCAGAACAGCTCGCCCCGGTCGATGCCCGCCGGTGAGCTGGCCCAACTGGCGGTCGAGTTCTTCGGCGAGGACCGGGTGACGATCGCGGCGACCATGCCGGACGCGATCGAGGAAGCCGTGGTGCTCGCCGAGGACGACGCGTCCGGCGAGCTGAGCGGGGTCGGCGTGCTGATCACCGGCTCGGTGGCCACCGTCGCGGACGCGCGGAAACTGCTCAAGCGATGACCGACCCGGAGGAGCACGCGATGTCCGCGGAGGGCGAGGCAGGCGCCGCGCCGCGGCGTTCCGGCCTGCGCAACCCCGAGGCCGCCGTACGGGGGTTGGGGGCCGGCACACTCGCACTGGAGGCGATCGTGCTGCTGCTCGCGATCCAGCCGATCCGGATCCTCGGCGGTGACCTGACCGGGTGGGGGATCGGGGTGGTCATCGCGCTGGCGGTGATCGCGGCGGGGCTCGCCGGGTGCATGGGCCGCCGGTGGGGCTGGAACGCCGGGACGGGGCTGCAGGTGGCGCTGATCGCGGCCGGGCTGGTGCACTGGTCGCTGGCGGCGCTCGGGGTGATCTTCGGGCTGGCGTGGGCCTATGCGACGTACGTCCGGAAGTCGATTTTGAGCTGATTCTTCGATCGGGAAAGGGGAGCCACCGTGGGTGGCTCCCCTTCTCCGTTTCTAGGCCTCGGGCGCGGGGTCCGGGCGGATGGCGCGCCACTGGGTGATCGCGATGTTGTGGTTGTCCGGGTCGCGGAACGTCGCGGACCAGAGCTCCAGCTTGTCGCCGCGGTTCACCGGGCGCGGGGAGTGGACGAACTTGACGCCCTTGGCCTTGAGCTCGTCGTGGATCGCCTCGATGTCGCCGACCTCGAGGTTGAGGTAGATCAGGCGGCCGGCCTCGGCGGACAGGTTCGGGACGGTGCGCAGGACCACGCGGGTGTCGCCGGACGCGAGGACCGAGCTGCCCTCGCCGGTGTCGATCTCGTAGAAGCCGAGGGTGTCCCGGTAGAAGGCGATCGAGCGTTCCAGGTTGGTGACCAGGATCGTGATGCCGACGCCGTGGATCGCGCCGGCCGGGCCGGGGCGGGCGCTGGGGTAGGCGGTGATCACGTCGGCGGTGCGGTCGTCCGGCTCCTGGCGGCCGGCGAAGTCACCCCACGGGCTGCCGGCGGGTTTGGCCACGGGCGCTGCGGGCGCTGCGGGCGCTGCGGGCGCTGCGGGCGCTGCGGGGGTGGCCGGGGCCTGGGCTGTCTCCGTCGGCGCCGGGGCGGCGGGGGGCTCGGCGGCGGGTTCTTCGGCTGGGGGTGCGACGACTCCGGAGGCTACGGCCGGGGCGGCCTCGGGGGTGGCTTCCGGGGGTGTGTCCGGGTTCTCGTCCAGCGGGATGTCGATGTCGTCGGTGGGGACCACCGGGCCGGTCGGGCGCTGGGTGGTGGGGGCCGGCGCGGTGGGGAAGGGACGGTCCGGCTCCGGGGCGGTCGGTGGTGGTGTGACCGGGGTCGGCGTGGGGGACGCCGGGGAGGCGGTCGGCTGGGGCTTGGGCTGGGTCCGGTAGGTGGCCGGGGTCGGCTCGGGGCGGGTCGGGGCCTCGGGTGCTGACGGGTACGCGCTGGTGGGGAACGCCATCGGCGGGTAGTCGTCGGTGGGAGCCGGCTGCTCGGAGCGTGGTCCTGGGATCGGGGACGGTGCCGCGGCCGGGGCGGACTCCGACGGGGTGGACTCCGAGGGGGCCGACTTGGTGGGCTGGTCGACGAAGCGGGTCCGGCCCGAGTGGGTGGACTTCGGCTCCGGGTCCGGGGTGACGGCCGGCTCGTCCAGCGGGAGGTCGATCAGCGGATCGGTCTCGGCGGAGGTGCGCTGCGTCGGCGGACGGCCGCTGGGCTGCGGGTTCGCGGCCGGGGGCTCGACCGTGGCGGTGGCGCTGGAGCGCGGCTTGGGGCTCGGGCGGGTGCCCGGCGGGCGGCGGGTGGACGCGGTCGTCGCTCCGGCGACCACGCCGGCGGCGAACGCGCCGACGGTGGAGCCGCTGCCCGTCGACTGGCGACCGGGCGCGGGCGCACCGGACGCAACCGGGCCGGACGCGACCGGGCCCGAAGCGACCGGACCCGAAGCGACCGGGCCCGAAGCGACCGGACCCGAAGCGACCGGACCGGAGGAGAATGTGGCCGGGCCGGAGGTTGTGGCCGGGCCTGAGGCCGCGCCGGCGGTTGTCGAGCCGGACATCGCCGAGCGCGCCGGGGTGGCAGCCGGCGCCGGGCCTGATCCAGCGGGGGCTGATCCAGCGGGGGCTGATCCAGCGGGGGCTGATCCGGACTCGGATGCGGCCGGCCCGGAGGTGCTACCCGCCGAGGCCCGGCTGGGAGCCGGACTGCTGGGAGCCGGGCTGGTAGAGGCGGGACTGCTAGGGGCGGGACTGCTAGGGGCCGGGCTGGTGGGGGCGTTGGCGGGGGCTGGGCCCGAGGCGGCGCCGGACGTGGGGGTGGCCGGGCGTGGCGGGGGCGGGAAGTCCGAGCCGGTCGGGGTCGACGGGGCCGGCCTGCCCTTCCCCGGAGGCGGCGGCGGTGGGAAGTCGAAGTCCTCCGACGACCGGCTGGGCGTGCCCGGGGCCGGCGGCGGCGGGTAGTAGTCGTCGTCCATCGGGACCGACGTCGACGTCGAGCGGCCCGGCGCGGGCGGCGGCGGGAAGTCGTAGGACTCCGCGCCACCGGCCGGGCGGCTGGACTGGGTCGGGCCGGGCGGCGGCGGATAGCTCGCGGACGGCCAGGCCGACGAGGACGCGCCCGAGCCGGGCCGATCGGTGGCGGTGCCCGCGGCAGCCGTCTCCCGGCTCTCAGCGGGCTCTGAGCGGCCGGACGAGGGGGACCCGGACCCAGCCTGATCGGCGGTGTCGGAGGAGGCGGGAGAGGCGGGAGAGGCAGGAGAGACGGGCGACGCGGCCGCCGGCTCCTCGTCGAGAGGGGCGAAACCGATCGGATCGGTCTCCGCCGCCTCGAAGTCGGCCGCCCGCGGCCCGCTCCCGGCCCGCCGGGGCAACTGCGTGGCCTGCCCGTCGCTGCCGACCAGCTGACCCTCGACCACCGGCCCGCTCGGCGTGTCCCGAACCACCACCGGGGTGGTCACGCGCGATTCCCCGTACGTCGAAATCGTCTCTTCGTCTTGAAGGTCTTCGGACCTGTTCTCCCAGGCTCCGGGGTTGACCGGGGGGAGCACCGCGTCGTCCGGATCGCCGTCCGGCTCGGGCTCGGGCTCCAGGTCGAAGTCGGCCTGCTGCCCGGGCGGGGGCGGGTCGCCGGCCGGGCCGACGTCCGCGGCCTCTTTCCAGTTGACCCGGACGCGGCGGGTGTCGTCGACGTCGACGGTGATCGGCACGGTCGAGCCGATCAGCGGCCATTTCGCGACCGGCACCCGGCCGTCCCGAATGATCTTGTCGAAGGTGCCCAGACCGGGCGCGACCACGATGGCCCGGATCTCGGCACGGCCGTAGGCCCCGGCGATCGGCGGCGCGGTGATGTCGAGGATCTCCGCGGTGCCGGCCACGGTGGCCCGGCCACCTCGGCGCACGTTGGTCATCATCGCGAGCGCGATCGCCAGCCCGAGCACCACGAAGCCGAAGATCGCGACGGGCCAGCTCTGCATGCCGAGACCTAAAAAGATCACGAAAGCCGCGAGCGTGCCGAGCACCCACGCCACCAACTTGCGTGCCGGAGCGATGGGCCGGCCGGCCTGGTTCGCCACTGTGGACCTCCCGGTTGTTCCCCGTCAGGTTATGGCCCGCCGGTCACTGAGCGAAAGTGCGGCAGTACCGGCATCGCCGCTCGCGCTCCCGGAGGTACCGATAGGCTGAACCTCAGGCGTGTCGGCCTTGTCATCTCCGGAGGAACCCACGTGTCCAGCAACACCGAGCGTTCGCTCGTGCTCATCAAGCCTGACGCCGTCCGTCGCGGACTGCTCGGCGAGATCCTGTCGCGTTTCGAGCGTAAGGGCCTGGTCGTCGAGGCGCTGGAGTTGCGCACGATGGACGCCGCGCTCGCCGACCAGCACTACGCCGAGCACGTGGAGAAGGCGTTCTACCCGCCGCTGAAGGAGTTCATGACCAGCGGTCCGCTCGCCGCGCTGGTGCTCTCCGGCGACGAGGTGATCGAGGTGGTCCGGGCGATGATCGGCGCGACCGACGGCCGTAAGGCCGCGGCCGGCACGATCCGTGGCGACCTCTCGCTGTCCAACCGGGAGAACCTGGTGCACGCCTCCGACTCGGCCGACAGCGCCAAGCGCGAGCTGGCCCTCTGGTTCCCGAACGTCTGAGCTGTCCCTCTAAAGAGTGTCCAGGCTGGCCCGGCGCCGCGACTCCGCCTCGAAGACCCGCAGCAGCACCGCGGCGAGCAGCGCGTAACCGGCGCCGACCAGCAACTCCCGGCCCAGCGCGGGCGCGGCGGCGCCGAGGCCGCGCCCGGCGGCCAGCAGCCGGGCCGCTTCCGCCGCGTGGGTGATCGGCAGCGCCTGTCCGACGCTGATCATCCACGGCGGCAGGTTGTCGCGGGGCACGTTCACCCCGGTCAGCAACAGCAGCAAGGCTGCCGAGACGTTCGACACCACCCACACGTCGCGGAACCGG encodes:
- a CDS encoding VOC family protein gives rise to the protein MQSWPVAIFGFVVLGLAIALAMMTNVRRGGRATVAGTAEILDITAPPIAGAYGRAEIRAIVVAPGLGTFDKIIRDGRVPVAKWPLIGSTVPITVDVDDTRRVRVNWKEAADVGPAGDPPPPGQQADFDLEPEPEPDGDPDDAVLPPVNPGAWENRSEDLQDEETISTYGESRVTTPVVVRDTPSGPVVEGQLVGSDGQATQLPRRAGSGPRAADFEAAETDPIGFAPLDEEPAAASPVSPASPASPASSDTADQAGSGSPSSGRSEPAESRETAAAGTATDRPGSGASSSAWPSASYPPPPGPTQSSRPAGGAESYDFPPPPAPGRSTSTSVPMDDDYYPPPPAPGTPSRSSEDFDFPPPPPPGKGRPAPSTPTGSDFPPPPRPATPTSGAASGPAPANAPTSPAPSSPAPSSPASTSPAPSSPAPSRASAGSTSGPAASESGSAPAGSAPAGSAPAGSGPAPAATPARSAMSGSTTAGAASGPATTSGPATFSSGPVASGPVASGPVASGPVASGPVASGPVASGAPAPGRQSTGSGSTVGAFAAGVVAGATTASTRRPPGTRPSPKPRSSATATVEPPAANPQPSGRPPTQRTSAETDPLIDLPLDEPAVTPDPEPKSTHSGRTRFVDQPTKSAPSESTPSESAPAAAPSPIPGPRSEQPAPTDDYPPMAFPTSAYPSAPEAPTRPEPTPATYRTQPKPQPTASPASPTPTPVTPPPTAPEPDRPFPTAPAPTTQRPTGPVVPTDDIDIPLDENPDTPPEATPEAAPAVASGVVAPPAEEPAAEPPAAPAPTETAQAPATPAAPAAPAAPAAPAAPVAKPAGSPWGDFAGRQEPDDRTADVITAYPSARPGPAGAIHGVGITILVTNLERSIAFYRDTLGFYEIDTGEGSSVLASGDTRVVLRTVPNLSAEAGRLIYLNLEVGDIEAIHDELKAKGVKFVHSPRPVNRGDKLELWSATFRDPDNHNIAITQWRAIRPDPAPEA
- the ndk gene encoding nucleoside-diphosphate kinase, encoding MSSNTERSLVLIKPDAVRRGLLGEILSRFERKGLVVEALELRTMDAALADQHYAEHVEKAFYPPLKEFMTSGPLAALVLSGDEVIEVVRAMIGATDGRKAAAGTIRGDLSLSNRENLVHASDSADSAKRELALWFPNV